The following nucleotide sequence is from Tolumonas lignilytica.
ATGGTCGATATCATCGGACGCGTAGGGGGTGAGGAATTCGCCATCTTGTTGCCAGACACCACAGAACAAGAGGCTATCCGCGTGGCCGAACGCTTACGACAAGCGATCGCTAACGCGAAAATTCCCTTAGGCTATGGCTTACCCCTAAGCATCACTGTCTCGATTGGTATCACTTCTCTCAGGTCAAAAGACGACAATATTGATGTCTTGCTCAGTCTGGCCGACAAAGCACTTTATGAAGCTAAAAACGCCGGCCGGAATCGAATTTTCAATCTTCAGGCCGTCGTCGGTACTAGCGCCTAACGATGAAAACCAAATTGTCATGTTCAAAATCGTTATGCTTTCAAACGCTGAAACAGCCGATCCATCGCCCGATAGCCCAATGCCTCGATCAGATGTTGCCGTTGGATCTGCGTATCTCCGGCAATGTCCGCAATGGTTCGGGCCACCTTCAGCAACTTGTGCCAGGCCCGCAGTGACAGACCTAATTTGTGAATGGCATTTTCCAGAAACTGCGCATCTTCGGTCTGCAAGGCACAATCACGCTCAATTTCACGGCTTTGCAGCATGGCGTTCAGTTTGCCACTGCGCGCCAGTTGCCGTTCCCGGGTGCGGATCACCCGTTCGCGGATCTGCACACTGCTTTCACCGCGTTCCACTTTCTGACTCAGCGAACCTTTCGGTAATAATGGAATATCTACCGTTAAATCAAACCGATCGAGGAACGGGCCAGACAGCTTGCCCAGATAACGCAACACCTGTTCCGGGCTCGCGCGTTGCTGATCATCCAAATGCCCGCAAGGGCTCGGATTCATGGCTGCAATCAACTGAAAACGGGAGGGAAACTCCATCTGTCTCGCCGCCCGCGAAATGGTAATGATGCCGGTTTCCAGCGGTTCCCGCAGCGAATCGAGAGTACGGCGCTCAAACTCCGTCAATTCATCGAGAAACAGCACGCCATTATGTGCCAGCGATATCTCACCGGGCCGTGGTTTACTGCCTCCTCCCACTAATGCCACGGCAGAGGCACTGTGATGCGGGTTTCGATAGGGTCTTAATTTCCAATTCACCTTGCCCGGATTCAACCCGCCGATAGAATGCAACGCGGCCGTCTGTTGTGCCTCTTCATCACTCATTTCAGGCAGAATGCCCGGCAACCGGCTCGCCAGCATGCTTTTCCCCGTGCCCGGCGGCCCCATCAACAGAAGATGGTGTTGGCCGCTGGCTGCAATTTCCAGGGCCCGTTTGCCGGTTTGCTGACCAATCACATCCTGCAAATCGGCGACTAGGCAACGCTCCAGCTCACCCTGTGCACTGCGCTCGGCCCATGTCAGTGCTTGCTGCCCCGCCAACCAACCACACACTTGCAATAAGGAATGGCACAGATAGGCACGATGTTGCTGGATCAGACTGGCCTCGGCCGCATTAGCCTGCGGCACGACCAGCGTTCGCCCCGCGCGCCCTGCGGCCAATACCGCCGGCAAGACCCCCAGCACCGAACGTACCTCCCCCGTCAACGCCAGCTCGCCCAGAAATTCATAGTCGGCCAGCAACGCATCCGGGATCTGGCCGGAAGCCGCCAGAATACCGAGCGCAATCGCCAGATCGAAGCGACCGCCTTCCTTTGGCAAATCAGCCGGTGCCAGATTGACCGTGATGCGCTTGGCCGGAAATTCAAAGTTGCCGTTGATTAAGGCACTACGTACCCGATCGCGTGACTCCTTGACCGACGCTTCCGGCAATCCCACCATGTTGAAAGCCGGTAACCCGTTGCTGAGATGAACTTCAACCGAGACCAGCGGGGCCTCTATCCCCAGGCTGGCGCGACTGTAAACGACGGCAAGTGACATGCCACACTCCGAACATGATTTTGTGGCTGAAGTTACCGAACCCACAACCACAAACATAGCCGTTAAATGTGGCGGCTGGCATTGTCGTCATGCCTTTGTCACGTTACCGCCCCCTTAACCATCAAGAAGGGTCTGTTTCTGACTTTAACGCCGTATCTAAAATGGCGACCACTTGCGAAATTAATGTCTTGTCGATAATCAGCGGCGGTAAAAACCGAATCACCGCATCATTTCTGCCGCCCGTTTCAACAATTAATCCCATCTCATAGCATTTTTGTTTAATTTTATTCGCTAAAACTCCGTCACCGAACGGTTGCCCCAATGGATTATTCTTTTGTGGATCAATCATCTCGAGACCAAGCATTAATCCCCGGCCTCTGACATCACCAATTTGCGGATATTTCAGTTTCAGCTCATTTAATAAATGCTTAAAAAAACGACCATTCTCGCGAACATTATCTAAAAAGTTTTTTTGTTTTATGATCTCTAAGGTGACATAGCCTGCCGCCATGGCCATTTGGTTGCCGCGGAAGGTGCCGGTGTGTGCTCCCGGCTTCCAGCAATCATATTTCCGGTTATAAACCACCAACGACATCGGTAAACCGCCGCCTACCGCTTTCGACAGCAATATGGCGTCTGGCTTGATGCCTGATTCTTCAAACGCGAACATATCGCCGGATCGGCCGATACCGCATTGAATTTCATCCAATACCAGTGGGATCTCCAGCTCCTCACAGATCCGAGCCAACCCGTTTAACCAACTGGCGGGAGCAGGGATGCAGCCACCCTCGCCCTGAATGGCCTCCACGATCATGGCCGCCGGTTTTTTAATGCCACTATTCGGATCTGTTAATGCGCTATAAATATGATGGAGAGAGATGGTGATTAATTCATCCGCATTTTTCCCATAGGGGTTGCGGTACAGGTAGGGATAAGGGAAAAAATGAACCTCTGGCATCAAATTGGATATTGCCCCTTTGATCGCCAGATTACCGGTGAGCGACATCGAGCCATTGGTCATGCCATGATAAGCGCCATGAAAGGCAATCACCGAACTGCGATGGGTGGCGGTTTTAAATAATTTCATGGCCGCTTCTGTGGCATCGGCACCCGACGGGCCACAATAATGCATTTTTAATTCGTCGCGCCATTCCATCGGAAATAACGAAATGATCATTTCACTGAATTTACGTTTCACAGGGGTAATAAAATCGAGACCATGCAAAATCTGTCCGCTATCCAGAAACTGCTTTAATTCGGTGATCACGGCAGGATGATTGTGTCCCAGAGCTAACGTGCCCGCCCCCGCCAAACAATCAATGTAAACATTCCCTTCCTCATCAGAAAGGGTTGTCCCCGCTCCTGAC
It contains:
- a CDS encoding YifB family Mg chelatase-like AAA ATPase, whose translation is MSLAVVYSRASLGIEAPLVSVEVHLSNGLPAFNMVGLPEASVKESRDRVRSALINGNFEFPAKRITVNLAPADLPKEGGRFDLAIALGILAASGQIPDALLADYEFLGELALTGEVRSVLGVLPAVLAAGRAGRTLVVPQANAAEASLIQQHRAYLCHSLLQVCGWLAGQQALTWAERSAQGELERCLVADLQDVIGQQTGKRALEIAASGQHHLLLMGPPGTGKSMLASRLPGILPEMSDEEAQQTAALHSIGGLNPGKVNWKLRPYRNPHHSASAVALVGGGSKPRPGEISLAHNGVLFLDELTEFERRTLDSLREPLETGIITISRAARQMEFPSRFQLIAAMNPSPCGHLDDQQRASPEQVLRYLGKLSGPFLDRFDLTVDIPLLPKGSLSQKVERGESSVQIRERVIRTRERQLARSGKLNAMLQSREIERDCALQTEDAQFLENAIHKLGLSLRAWHKLLKVARTIADIAGDTQIQRQHLIEALGYRAMDRLFQRLKA
- a CDS encoding diaminobutyrate--2-oxoglutarate transaminase family protein — encoded protein: MDTSFPSENNELIRQYDIESNARTYSRFVINKITSGAGTTLSDEEGNVYIDCLAGAGTLALGHNHPAVITELKQFLDSGQILHGLDFITPVKRKFSEMIISLFPMEWRDELKMHYCGPSGADATEAAMKLFKTATHRSSVIAFHGAYHGMTNGSMSLTGNLAIKGAISNLMPEVHFFPYPYLYRNPYGKNADELITISLHHIYSALTDPNSGIKKPAAMIVEAIQGEGGCIPAPASWLNGLARICEELEIPLVLDEIQCGIGRSGDMFAFEESGIKPDAILLSKAVGGGLPMSLVVYNRKYDCWKPGAHTGTFRGNQMAMAAGYVTLEIIKQKNFLDNVRENGRFFKHLLNELKLKYPQIGDVRGRGLMLGLEMIDPQKNNPLGQPFGDGVLANKIKQKCYEMGLIVETGGRNDAVIRFLPPLIIDKTLISQVVAILDTALKSETDPS